A window of the Cololabis saira isolate AMF1-May2022 chromosome 19, fColSai1.1, whole genome shotgun sequence genome harbors these coding sequences:
- the myocd gene encoding myocardin, producing MKRCRPAGSEAGAMNAVKPAEVHNSSPQDGRRPELPPRPTQAHGDDGQQAERTNRESRKDSPEGKNVLQLRLQQRRTREQLAEQGIMPLNHGKFPKQEDSYAFEEDSSSESLSPDQHHSDESQGSACPSSEAVGSAASSSSSPALTSPQQGAASRDLSDPSQEEALSAVNSSQDPPPTPLPAIAKSKTSDKNRHKKPKDVKPKVKKLKYHQYIPPDQKAEKSPPPMDSAYARLLQQQQLFLQLQILSQQKHAHTHSQTQQSQQQPHTHPPQTQPQAQQRPTFSYQPHPQAHAHKGTSEQSSACSSSDPSSTANSSSSSPVKNTFPNQSSISPVKPGPLPANLDDLKVSELRQHLRIRGMPVSGTKTALIERLRPFKDPSVGSSPTRSSDITTLTFPVTPSGSLSSYQSPSSSSTLSQGGYYPYPSTSSTPPISPASSDLSLSGSLPDSFSDVPMSSPTQFALQSSPAQLGMEDCQGGGVQQRLGEGGGADGPEAEKDKMLVEKQKVIEELTWKLHQEQRQVEELKMQLHKRKRCYGATQDAAPPPSHPSMLHQQQTPAMMGQHFFGVTIKQEPMSLSSSCPLSSPKQLKSPPGSCMEDMGHCNNPVANMVPHGGPQCMDTGPSCASPSTMSAFLSPQCSPQDSPIRKLSSSSQPSSPNNPYLLSPPLGRDGCGHPHNHANGRVCNMQMQQRGGGQQVNRSYPQVVFPASADCGLNHNDSAKAEGQNMQQKMSVLPSPRHVGQKCQVSPPAFSSSDSDASDLRQPPCYEDAVKQQLTRSQQMDELLDVLIESGEMPANAREERERSSVTKVVPHITVSPGCLIPRFHRHYEHPSLIQLPYDHAAGHPSESHLQTLLVSPIGRGGEVAPLKMAADDRGQEVEGNRDVEGYSSPHNHHCRPHHPQQDKLLTHRDLMDTPLSPINNKVPTVPEVQGMVSMTFSETPWETMEWLDLTSPSSAAAFSIAQPSAPSIFNTEFLDVTDISLNSAMDLHLEHW from the exons TGCTACAGTTGAGGCTTCAGCAGAGGAGGACACGAGAGCAGCTGGCAGAGCAAGGCATCATGCCTC TAAACCATGGCAAGTTCCCCAAGCAGGAGGACTCGTATGCTTTTGAGGAGGACAGCAGCAGCGAGAGTCTCTCTCCAGACCAGCACCACAGCGACGAGTCCCAGGGCTCGGCCTGCCCTTCGTCTGAGGCCGTCGGCAGCGcggcctcctcttcctcctcacctGCCCTCACCAGCCCTCAACAG GGCGCTGCAAGCAGAGACCTGTCTGATCCAAGCCAGGAGGAAGCGCTGTCTGCTGTCAACAGCAGCCAGGATCCTCCCCCGACGCCGCTTCCTGCTATCGCCAAG TCCAAGACGTCAGACAAGAACCGACACAAGAAGCCCAAAGATGTGAAGCCCAAAGTGAAGAAGCTCAAGTACCACCAGTACATTCCTCCGGACCAGAAGGCAGAGAAGTCCCCGCCGCCCATGGACTCGGCCTACGCCcgcctgctgcagcagcagcagctcttcctgcagctgcagatccTCAGCCAGCAGAAgcacgcccacacacactcacagacgCAACAGTCCCAGCAGCAGCCGCACACACACCCTCCCCAGACGCAGCCTCAGGCCCAGCAGAGACCCACCTTCAGCTACCAGCCTCACCCACAGGCCCACGCCCACAA GGGCACCAGTGAGCAGTCGTCGGCTTGTAGCTCCAGTGATCCATCCAGCACAGCCAACAGCAGCTCTTCCTCTCCGGTCAAGAACACGTttccaaaccaaagcagcatctCACCCGTCAAACCCGGGCCCCTGCCGGCTAATTTAGATGACCTCAAA GTTTCGGAGCTCAGGCAACACCTGCGCATCCGCGGCATGCCCGTCTCAGGCACCAAGACGGCCCTCATCGAGCGACTCCGGCCCTTCAAGGACCCCAGTGTGGGTTCCTCGCCCACAAGGTCCTCCGACATCACCACCCTGACCTTCCCCGTCACGCCGTCAGGGTCCCTGTCGTCCTACCagtccccgtcctcctccagcaCACTGTCGCAGGGAGGGTACTACCCTTACCCCAGCACCTCCTCCACCCCACCCATCTCGCCCGCCTCCTCCGATTTGTCTCTCAGCGGCTCGCTTCCTGACAGCTTCAGCGACGTGCCCATGTCCTCGCCAACGCAGTTCGCCCTGCAGTCGTCCCCGGCACAGCTGGGCATGGAGGACTGCCAGGGAGGGGGGGTGCAGCAGAGGCTGGGGGAGGGCGGAGGTGCTGACGGTCCGGAAGCTGAGAAGGATAAAATGCTGGTGGAGAAGCAGAAGGTGATTGAAGAGCTGACGTGGAAGCTTCACCAGGAGCAGAGACAG GTTGAGGAgctgaagatgcagctgcacaaGAGGAAACGCTGCTATGGAGCAACGCAGGACGCCGCCCCGCCTCCGTCTCACCCCTCCATGCTCCACCAGCAGCAGACTCCAGCCATGATGGGCCAGCACTTCTTTGGGGTGACAATCAAGCAGGAGCCCATGTCCCTGTCCTCCAGCTGCCCTTTGTCCTCCCCTAAGCAGCTCAAGAGCCCCCCCGGCAGCTGTATGGAGGACATGGGACACTGCAACAACCCTGTTGCAAACATGGTGCCCCACGGCGGGCCGCAGTGCATGGACACAGGCCCTTCCTGCGCGAGCCCTTCCACCATGTCGGCCTTCCTCAGTCCGCAGTGCTCCCCGCAAGATTCCCCCATCAGGAAGCTCTCCAGCAGTTCACAACCATCCTCCCCTAACAACCCCTACCTGCTGTCCcccccgctggggagagacggcTGCGGTCACCCCCACAACCACGCCAACGGCAGAGTATGCAACATGCAG ATGCAGCAGAGGGGCGGCGGCCAGCAGGTGAACCGCTCGTATCCCCAGGTCGTCTTTCCTGCCTCAGCCGACTGCGGGCTGAACCACAACGACTCCGCCAAGGCCGAGGGCCAGAACATGCAGCAAAAG ATGTCAGTTTTGCCGTCTCCTCGGCATGTTGGCCAAAAGTGCCAGGTCTCTCCCCCTGCCTTCAGTAGCTCAGATTCAGATGCATCTGACTTAAGACAGCCCCCATGCTATGAGGATGCAGTCAAGCAG CAACTGACCCGCAGTCAGCAGATGGACGAGCTCCTGGATGTGCTCATAGAGAGCGGAG AGATGCCAGCGAATgccagagaagagagagagaggtcctCTGTAACCAAAGTTGTGCCTCACATTACTGTGTCCCCAGGGTGTCTCATCCCGAGGTTCCACCGGCATTACGAACACCCGTCCCTCATCCAGCTCCCTTATGACCACGCTGCAGGTCACCCCAGTGAGAGCCACCTGCAGACTCTTTTGGTCAGTCCCATTGGGCGAGGAGGGGAGGTGGCCCCTCTTAAGATGGCTGCAGACGACCGCGGTCAGGAAGTTGAAGGGAACAGAGACGTTGAAGGGTACAGCAGCCCCCACAACCACCACTGCCGCCCTCACCACCCCCAGCAGGACAAACTTCTGACCCACAGAGATCTGATGGACACCCCTCTGTCGCCCATTAACAACAAGGTGCCCACGGTCCCCGAGGTGCAGGGGATGGTCAGCATGACCTTCAGTGAGACGCCGTGGGAGACGATGGAGTGGCTGGACCTGACCTCCCCCAGCTCCGCCGCAGCCTTCAGCATTGCTCAGCCCAGCGCTCCCAGCATTTTTAACACGGAGTTCCTGGATGTGACGGACATTAGCTTGAACTCTGCTATGGACCTTCATCTGGAGCACTGGTGA